From one Kamptonema formosum PCC 6407 genomic stretch:
- a CDS encoding DEAD/DEAH box helicase, with protein MLRGGWEEKIGRPLTLVVVDEAHNLSQEQRGLKLELLLATINRECRYAQFLLLTPFIDNADEIARWLSPDSYNQIELGLDWLPNDRAIVLSTAKRSAPKSKNFTIELKTIHTNRQTIDIAETITLEDERILGLKWSDVSKSPNKLAAATAQLLKKRGSVIILAKTIPDTWKLASHFTKEANSSSQESEDIQLVQRFLQEEFSPEFPLINLLQYGVGVHHSGLSDEARTLIEWLFEKGSIQVLVTTTTIAQGVNFPVSNVVLASHQYPYGKNMPAEDFWNLAGRAGRVNQSSVGIIALAANNQEKADKLTEFVNQKVESLSSTLVSMVQKAIKQWGQLELHLLYKQPEWSSFLQYLAHTYRQIGNHERFVTEVEQVLRGTLGFQALRRKHPQIANSLVNGVRGYAERISNRPLSLVDNTGFSWESVSITLSRLHDERINQEVWDADSLFVSGSPSLKKLLEILQDIPELNQNLEQVIGGARISKTS; from the coding sequence ATGTTACGTGGGGGATGGGAAGAGAAGATTGGAAGACCTCTGACTCTTGTGGTCGTGGATGAAGCCCATAATTTATCCCAAGAACAGCGCGGTCTCAAATTAGAATTGCTATTAGCTACAATTAATCGAGAGTGCCGTTATGCACAATTTCTTCTTCTAACTCCATTTATTGATAATGCCGATGAAATTGCCCGTTGGCTGTCTCCTGATAGCTATAATCAAATTGAATTAGGCTTGGATTGGTTGCCAAATGATCGAGCCATTGTTTTGAGTACAGCCAAAAGGAGTGCTCCTAAATCTAAAAATTTTACTATAGAATTAAAAACGATACACACTAATAGGCAAACTATAGACATTGCCGAAACTATTACGTTAGAAGATGAAAGAATACTTGGCTTAAAATGGTCAGATGTATCAAAAAGCCCTAATAAGCTTGCTGCTGCTACCGCGCAACTTCTGAAAAAGCGGGGATCAGTTATCATTCTTGCAAAAACAATACCTGACACTTGGAAATTGGCTAGTCATTTCACGAAAGAAGCCAATTCTTCTTCACAAGAATCTGAAGATATTCAGTTAGTACAGCGGTTCCTTCAAGAAGAATTTAGTCCTGAATTTCCCCTTATAAATTTATTACAATATGGTGTAGGTGTTCATCACTCCGGTCTTTCAGACGAGGCTAGAACTCTAATAGAGTGGCTATTTGAGAAAGGTAGCATTCAAGTGCTTGTCACAACAACTACTATTGCCCAAGGAGTTAACTTTCCAGTATCTAATGTTGTATTAGCAAGCCACCAGTATCCCTACGGTAAAAATATGCCAGCCGAAGATTTTTGGAATTTGGCTGGCCGTGCTGGGCGTGTAAACCAATCAAGTGTAGGAATCATTGCTCTAGCAGCAAATAATCAGGAAAAAGCTGATAAATTAACAGAATTTGTGAATCAAAAAGTGGAATCTTTAAGCTCAACGCTTGTGAGCATGGTACAAAAAGCTATTAAGCAGTGGGGACAATTGGAACTACACCTTTTGTATAAGCAGCCTGAGTGGTCTTCTTTCTTGCAATACCTTGCTCATACTTATCGACAAATTGGTAATCATGAACGTTTTGTTACTGAGGTTGAGCAGGTTTTAAGAGGAACTCTAGGCTTTCAGGCTCTCCGGCGAAAACATCCACAAATAGCAAACTCCCTAGTCAATGGTGTACGAGGCTATGCAGAACGCATTTCTAATCGTCCGTTAAGTCTAGTAGATAATACTGGTTTTTCCTGGGAAAGTGTTAGCATAACTCTCAGCCGATTGCATGACGAACGTATCAATCAAGAGGTTTGGGATGCAGATAGTTTATTTGTAAGCGGTAGTCCCTCCTTAAAGAAATTACTAGAAATTCTTCAAGATATACCGGAATTGAATCAAAACCTTGAGCAAGTAATAGGCGGAGCAAGAATAAGTAAAACTTCCTAG
- a CDS encoding EF-hand domain-containing protein has product MATEQELQSLFNALDRDQDGKVSSNELFLSPGLNAVILAETGTSPAEPLATSRDEEGNITFEALKQAVKKAGNLE; this is encoded by the coding sequence ATGGCAACTGAGCAAGAGCTTCAATCTCTTTTTAATGCCTTGGATCGCGATCAAGATGGCAAAGTATCGAGTAATGAGCTTTTTTTAAGTCCTGGGTTAAATGCAGTCATTTTAGCAGAAACAGGTACTAGCCCTGCGGAACCGCTAGCGACGTCTCGAGATGAAGAGGGTAATATTACCTTTGAAGCCTTGAAACAAGCTGTTAAGAAAGCAGGGAATTTAGAATAA
- a CDS encoding DUF4258 domain-containing protein, producing MENFRYQLTEHASEQVSKRNIQLEWIEQVLQSPIKTKPDDKDPELRAAYGVIPEKDDRILRVVYNFTVEPWKIVTAHF from the coding sequence ATGGAAAACTTCCGTTACCAGCTAACTGAGCATGCATCCGAACAAGTGAGCAAACGTAATATCCAATTGGAATGGATCGAGCAAGTTCTCCAGTCCCCCATCAAAACAAAACCAGATGATAAAGATCCGGAGCTTCGGGCTGCTTATGGAGTTATACCTGAAAAGGATGATCGTATTTTACGGGTAGTTTACAATTTCACTGTAGAGCCTTGGAAAATTGTTACAGCACATTTTTGA
- a CDS encoding DUF2283 domain-containing protein, with protein sequence MVWDFDKNNQVVGVEILNFKYRTPVL encoded by the coding sequence ATAGTCTGGGACTTCGATAAAAATAACCAGGTAGTAGGAGTAGAAATCTTAAATTTTAAATACAGAACGCCTGTTTTGTGA
- a CDS encoding restriction endonuclease subunit S — TSSANTNINQESLSAIILFYPCKKEQEKITGFLTAMDRKIETLSRQIDQTEQFKKGLLQKMFV, encoded by the coding sequence CTACCTCTAGCGCAAATACAAATATCAACCAAGAATCATTGTCAGCAATCATACTATTTTACCCTTGCAAAAAAGAACAAGAAAAAATTACTGGTTTTTTAACAGCAATGGATCGCAAAATCGAAACCCTCTCTCGCCAAATCGACCAAACCGAACAATTCAAGAAAGGTTTACTACAAAAAATGTTTGTGTAA
- a CDS encoding restriction endonuclease subunit S — MMTLRILFIAVLLLDLERNPQSYVIYIKILFSSLEFRKELLSLATSSANTNINQESLSAIILFYPCKKEQEKITGFLTAMDRKIETLSRQIDQTEQFKKGLLQKCLCNEVLWRV, encoded by the coding sequence ATGATGACTTTGAGGATACTGTTTATAGCGGTTTTATTATTAGATTTAGAGAGAAATCCTCAGAGTTATGTCATTTATATAAAAATATTGTTTTCATCATTAGAATTTAGAAAAGAATTGCTTTCTTTGGCTACCTCTAGCGCAAATACAAATATCAACCAAGAATCATTGTCAGCAATCATACTATTTTACCCTTGCAAAAAAGAACAAGAAAAAATTACTGGTTTTTTAACAGCAATGGATCGCAAAATCGAAACCCTCTCTCGCCAAATCGACCAAACCGAACAATTCAAGAAAGGTTTACTACAAAAATGTTTGTGTAATGAGGTGTTATGGAGAGTTTAG
- a CDS encoding restriction endonuclease subunit S domain-containing protein — translation MGRKRLDELGEFKNGFNADKSSFGDGVEFVNLMDIFGKSEIKKIPLERVQISSKQVEQYKIKKGDVLFVRSSVKREGVGQPCLVNDDFEDTVYSGFIIRFREKSSELCHLYKKYCFSSLEFRKELLSLATSSANTNINQESLSAIILFYPCKKNKKKLLVF, via the coding sequence TTGGGAAGAAAAAGACTTGATGAACTGGGTGAATTCAAAAATGGTTTTAACGCAGATAAATCATCATTTGGAGATGGAGTGGAATTTGTAAACTTAATGGATATATTTGGGAAAAGCGAAATCAAAAAAATACCTCTTGAACGAGTGCAGATAAGCTCAAAGCAAGTAGAACAATACAAAATCAAAAAAGGAGATGTTTTATTTGTTCGCTCATCAGTAAAAAGAGAGGGAGTCGGTCAGCCGTGTCTTGTAAATGATGACTTTGAGGATACTGTTTATAGCGGTTTTATTATTAGATTTAGAGAGAAATCCTCAGAGTTATGTCATTTATATAAAAAATATTGTTTTTCATCATTAGAATTTAGAAAAGAATTGCTTTCTTTGGCTACCTCTAGCGCAAATACAAATATCAACCAAGAATCATTGTCAGCAATCATACTATTTTACCCTTGCAAAAAGAACAAGAAAAAATTACTGGTTTTTTAA
- a CDS encoding restriction endonuclease subunit S, producing the protein MANYKQIGIRSHGKGIFHKEAVTGRELGNKRVYWVHPNAFVVNIVFAWEQAVALTSSDENGFIASHRFLMFLPKQNRASLKFVILFFLRERGKYLLELASPGGAGRNKTLGQQNFAGLEITLPKIAEQEKIASFLGAVDRRLAQLRRKQELLQTYKRGVMHKIFSLEIRFKGAIGSEFPDWEEKRLDELGEFKKWF; encoded by the coding sequence ATGGCAAACTACAAACAGATTGGAATACGATCACATGGAAAAGGGATCTTTCATAAAGAAGCTGTAACTGGCAGAGAATTAGGAAATAAAAGAGTTTATTGGGTTCATCCAAACGCATTTGTTGTCAATATTGTTTTTGCTTGGGAGCAAGCTGTCGCTCTGACAAGTAGTGATGAAAATGGGTTTATTGCTTCTCATCGTTTTTTGATGTTTTTACCTAAACAAAATAGGGCTAGTCTTAAATTTGTAATACTTTTCTTTTTAAGAGAACGTGGAAAATACTTACTTGAATTAGCATCTCCAGGGGGAGCAGGGAGAAATAAGACACTAGGACAGCAGAATTTTGCTGGGTTAGAAATTACTCTTCCAAAGATCGCTGAACAAGAAAAGATTGCTAGTTTTTTGGGGGCTGTCGATCGCCGTCTAGCCCAACTCCGCCGCAAACAGGAACTCTTACAAACCTACAAACGCGGCGTAATGCACAAAATCTTTTCTCTAGAGATTCGGTTTAAGGGGGCGATCGGATCTGAGTTTCCTGATTGGGAAGAAAAAAGACTTGATGAACTGGGTGAATTCAAAAAATGGTTTTAA
- a CDS encoding tyrosine-type recombinase/integrase, whose translation MTQQEIRRVFAEGLLTGRDRALFGVCLYTAARIREACTLLVADAYTTSRTVRTVRSELIIRKANTKGKLGTRTIPIIEELRSLLNRYQPTPGQPYLFPGKPYNTRLGHIHPDSAGLILREAFKRVGIEGASSHSFRRTSLTQMSNAGIPLRVIQEISGHRNLEQLQRYLEVKPEQVRGAIASLSMLSHSHIGELLLGK comes from the coding sequence ATGACTCAACAGGAGATTCGGCGGGTGTTCGCCGAAGGCCTCCTCACGGGCAGAGATAGAGCCTTGTTTGGAGTTTGCCTCTACACCGCTGCCAGAATCAGAGAAGCCTGTACCCTGCTCGTTGCCGATGCCTACACCACCAGTCGCACTGTCCGAACTGTCAGATCAGAACTCATCATCCGCAAAGCCAACACCAAAGGAAAATTGGGAACGCGCACTATCCCTATTATTGAAGAACTGAGATCGCTCCTCAACCGCTACCAACCCACACCGGGGCAACCTTATCTCTTCCCAGGCAAACCTTACAATACGCGCTTGGGTCACATCCACCCTGACTCTGCTGGCTTGATACTAAGAGAAGCTTTCAAACGAGTCGGCATTGAGGGAGCATCATCCCACAGCTTCCGCCGCACCTCATTAACTCAGATGAGTAACGCTGGGATTCCCTTGAGGGTGATTCAGGAAATCAGCGGCCATCGCAACTTAGAACAGTTGCAGCGGTACTTAGAAGTTAAACCCGAACAGGTAAGAGGCGCGATCGCTTCCCTTTCGATGCTTAGTCACAGTCACATCGGAGAACTACTTTTGGGGAAGTAA
- a CDS encoding leucine-rich repeat domain-containing protein yields MTNLTRLDLYDNKISDVKPLAGLTKLTWLLLNETKSVMFNH; encoded by the coding sequence TTGACTAATCTTACTAGGCTGGACTTGTATGACAACAAAATTAGCGATGTCAAACCACTGGCGGGGTTGACTAAATTAACTTGGCTGTTATTGAATGAAACGAAATCAGTGATGTTCAACCACTAA
- a CDS encoding restriction endonuclease subunit S has translation MCNTFFLRERGKYLLELASPGGAGRNKTLGQQNFAGLEITLPKIAEQEKIASFLGAVDRRLAQLRRKQELLQTYKRGVMHKIFSLEIRFKGAIGSEFPDWEEKDLMNWVNSKMVLTQINHHLEMEWNL, from the coding sequence ATTTGTAATACTTTCTTTTTAAGAGAACGTGGAAAATACTTACTTGAATTAGCATCTCCAGGGGGAGCAGGGAGAAATAAGACACTAGGACAGCAGAATTTTGCTGGGTTAGAAATTACTCTTCCAAAGATCGCTGAACAAGAAAAGATTGCTAGTTTTTTGGGGGCTGTCGATCGCCGTCTAGCCCAACTCCGCCGCAAACAGGAACTCTTACAAACCTACAAACGCGGCGTAATGCACAAAATCTTTTCTCTAGAGATTCGGTTTAAGGGGGCGATCGGATCTGAGTTTCCTGATTGGGAAGAAAAAGACTTGATGAACTGGGTGAATTCAAAAATGGTTTTAACGCAGATAAATCATCATTTGGAGATGGAGTGGAATTTGTAA
- a CDS encoding type I restriction endonuclease, producing MTESEAQLEQKLIERLTGLGYQPVNISSAAEFNANLKAQLEKHNHIKLSDTEFKSILNHLDKGNVFDRAKRLRDKMELSRDDGTTFYLEFLNTEHWCQNQYQVTNQITQQGKYKNRYDVTLLINGLPLVQIELKRRGLELKEAFNQINRYQRHSYGADNGLFQYVQIFVISNGVNTRYYANNRKQEFKQTFYWADQDNNLITQLEDFADSFLEKCHVSKMICKYIVLHESDKVLMVLRPYQYYAVEAIIERVKNTNKNGYIWHTTGSGKNPHQFQSCPNPYA from the coding sequence ATGACGGAATCTGAAGCGCAACTAGAGCAAAAACTGATCGAGCGTCTGACGGGGCTAGGCTACCAACCCGTCAACATCAGCAGTGCAGCAGAATTCAATGCCAACCTCAAAGCCCAACTTGAAAAACATAACCACATCAAACTCAGCGACACAGAGTTTAAGAGCATTCTCAACCACCTTGACAAGGGTAACGTATTTGACCGAGCCAAGCGACTCCGCGACAAAATGGAACTCAGCCGCGACGATGGCACTACCTTTTACCTGGAATTCCTCAACACAGAACATTGGTGTCAAAACCAATATCAAGTTACGAACCAGATTACCCAGCAAGGCAAGTACAAAAACCGCTACGATGTAACCCTGCTGATTAACGGCTTGCCCCTCGTCCAAATCGAACTGAAACGCCGAGGACTGGAACTTAAGGAAGCCTTCAACCAAATCAACCGCTACCAACGCCATTCCTACGGAGCAGACAATGGACTGTTTCAATATGTCCAAATTTTCGTCATCTCCAACGGTGTCAATACCCGTTACTACGCCAACAACCGTAAACAAGAATTTAAACAAACCTTCTACTGGGCAGACCAAGACAATAACCTGATTACCCAACTGGAAGACTTCGCGGATAGCTTTCTGGAGAAATGCCACGTCTCCAAGATGATCTGTAAATACATTGTCCTGCACGAATCCGACAAAGTGCTGATGGTGCTGCGTCCCTATCAATACTACGCCGTCGAAGCCATCATTGAGCGTGTCAAAAACACCAACAAAAATGGCTATATCTGGCATACCACTGGATCGGGCAAAAACCCTCACCAGTTTCAAAGCTGCCCAAATCCTTACGC
- a CDS encoding abortive infection family protein, with translation MRKSETNNLICEAAKLLQKIDDVYERDFISKLSQIGKHINELRNARGDLSHGKHIPKELLNDQDLSRLLREITESLSRYLISSFISFELEKKSKEDIKIEEDRIRYEEGPEFNEFLDEEYPLDGKLLYSQA, from the coding sequence GTGCGAAAAAGCGAAACTAATAATCTTATCTGTGAGGCAGCCAAGTTACTTCAAAAAATAGATGATGTATACGAGAGGGATTTTATTAGTAAACTCTCACAGATAGGAAAACATATTAATGAATTAAGAAATGCGAGAGGTGATTTATCTCACGGAAAACATATACCCAAAGAACTGCTTAACGATCAAGATTTATCGCGGCTACTGAGAGAAATAACAGAAAGCCTATCCCGTTATCTCATATCTTCGTTTATCAGTTTTGAATTGGAAAAGAAGTCAAAAGAAGATATTAAAATCGAAGAAGACCGAATTAGATATGAAGAAGGTCCAGAATTCAATGAATTTCTAGACGAAGAATATCCCTTAGACGGAAAACTACTTTATAGCCAAGCA
- a CDS encoding ParA family protein, which yields MASFKGGVGKTTTAVHLAAYLAESGDAILIDGDPNRSATGWAKRGQLPFEVVDERQAPYRLSSSKPEHIVIDTQARPSEEDLQNLVRGDLLILPTTPDALSLDALFQTIGVLKKFDVTKFRILLTVVPPAPQKNRGESEGGFT from the coding sequence GTGGCATCCTTTAAGGGAGGCGTGGGAAAGACGACGACGGCCGTCCACCTGGCAGCTTACCTGGCGGAATCGGGCGATGCAATTCTAATTGACGGCGACCCCAACCGCAGCGCGACGGGATGGGCCAAGCGAGGGCAGTTGCCCTTTGAAGTGGTTGACGAGCGGCAAGCGCCCTACCGTTTGAGCTCAAGCAAACCCGAACACATCGTTATTGATACCCAGGCGCGGCCTAGTGAAGAAGACTTGCAGAATTTGGTGAGGGGCGATCTGTTGATCCTGCCAACGACTCCAGACGCTCTTTCCCTCGATGCTCTCTTTCAAACCATTGGAGTGCTTAAGAAGTTTGACGTTACGAAGTTTAGAATCCTACTGACCGTTGTGCCACCAGCCCCCCAGAAAAACAGGGGAGAAAGCGAGGGAGGCTTTACTTGA
- a CDS encoding nuclease A inhibitor family protein, whose protein sequence is MLFLSESDAPFEVVHWKNLTAFAPERSKTPDTHPRCRA, encoded by the coding sequence CTGCTATTCCTCAGTGAATCTGACGCGCCCTTTGAGGTTGTTCACTGGAAAAACTTAACCGCTTTTGCTCCAGAACGCTCAAAAACCCCAGATACTCATCCCCGTTGCCGAGCATGA
- a CDS encoding N-6 DNA methylase — translation MTNGLNGQNGHKKKLETQLWNIADSLRGKMNADEFRDYCLGFIFYKYLSERQYIYANGVLAEDGIDFLEIDESSEEGQEYLEAIKEESIAELGYFLKPSELFSSLAKRALGNQADKDEISDEELEKSSIFILGDLTDVLNNIERSTMGKESEEDFDHLFEDLDLNSTKLGRTPKAKNALIAKILVHLDKIDFRLGDTESDVLGDAYEYLIGQFASGAGKKAGEFYTPQQVSKVLAKIVTTGKERLKSVYDPTCGSGSLLLRVAREVESVGDFYGQEMNRTTYNLARMNMILHGKLQTDWNTITWKRDLS, via the coding sequence ATGACGAACGGACTGAACGGACAAAATGGACACAAGAAAAAGCTAGAAACCCAGCTTTGGAATATTGCCGACTCGCTTCGGGGCAAGATGAATGCTGATGAGTTTCGGGATTATTGCTTAGGGTTTATTTTTTATAAGTACCTCTCTGAGCGGCAGTATATTTATGCCAATGGAGTGTTAGCGGAGGATGGCATTGACTTTCTAGAGATTGATGAATCTTCAGAGGAGGGGCAAGAATATTTGGAGGCAATTAAAGAGGAATCTATTGCCGAGTTGGGTTATTTTTTGAAGCCATCTGAGTTGTTTAGTTCTCTGGCTAAACGGGCATTAGGCAATCAGGCGGATAAGGATGAGATTAGTGATGAGGAGTTAGAAAAGAGTTCAATTTTTATTTTAGGGGATTTGACGGATGTTTTAAACAACATTGAACGCTCCACAATGGGCAAGGAAAGTGAGGAAGATTTTGATCATTTGTTTGAGGATCTGGATCTGAATTCGACAAAGTTGGGGCGGACTCCGAAGGCGAAAAATGCTTTAATTGCCAAGATTTTAGTGCATCTGGATAAGATTGATTTTCGGTTGGGAGACACCGAGAGCGATGTGCTGGGGGATGCCTATGAGTATTTGATTGGGCAGTTTGCCAGTGGTGCGGGGAAAAAGGCGGGGGAGTTTTACACGCCGCAGCAGGTTTCTAAGGTATTGGCGAAGATTGTGACGACGGGGAAGGAGCGGCTGAAGTCGGTTTATGACCCAACTTGTGGTTCGGGATCTTTGCTGCTGCGGGTGGCGCGGGAGGTGGAATCAGTCGGGGATTTTTACGGACAAGAAATGAACCGCACGACTTACAACCTGGCGCGGATGAATATGATTTTGCATGGCAAACTACAAACAGATTGGAATACGATCACATGGAAAAGGGATCTTTCATAA
- a CDS encoding nuclease A inhibitor family protein: MTDPIAAQLKEASQGLLFLSESDAPFEVVHWKNLTAFAPERSKTPDTHPRCRA; this comes from the coding sequence ATGACTGACCCTATCGCCGCCCAACTCAAAGAAGCTTCCCAAGGTCTGCTATTCCTCAGTGAATCTGACGCGCCCTTTGAGGTTGTTCACTGGAAAAACTTAACCGCTTTTGCTCCAGAACGCTCAAAAACCCCAGATACTCATCCCCGTTGCCGAGCATGA
- a CDS encoding DUF3854 domain-containing protein, producing the protein MHPTLTLPNSPVYQSSDRTDYRQDWLDSGVDDAIINLNVQEIAGADLFEFLYPHPQRLNAGRLNAKYLRLWERCVDFDNTPLSHGWICNGRVKILQGPLLKPENGKNGKWKVVKYRNPEGGKAPIAFLKVPLHIWEKVAAQYGIAMPSYIEVTQEGSALGFWEWVLKNRVPVKPTEGEKKAGCLLTLGYAAIALPGISMGWRVTDRDFKGKAIARELHPDLLPFDDGRDVTICFDYRPGDYFKSPEWVNAAILGKLFKQSTVKIARLPGPQKGIDDFAVAGGDVAQVLAAAESLKQLQDERLWRFCYKGFSPEKK; encoded by the coding sequence ATGCACCCCACTCTGACACTCCCCAACTCGCCCGTCTATCAGAGCAGCGATCGCACTGACTACCGCCAAGATTGGTTAGACTCTGGCGTTGACGATGCAATCATTAACCTCAACGTACAGGAGATCGCTGGCGCAGACTTATTTGAATTTCTCTATCCCCACCCGCAGCGCCTCAACGCGGGCCGCCTCAACGCCAAGTACCTGAGACTTTGGGAACGCTGCGTAGACTTTGACAACACTCCACTGTCACACGGCTGGATCTGCAACGGTCGCGTCAAGATTTTACAAGGGCCCTTACTCAAACCTGAGAATGGCAAAAACGGAAAATGGAAAGTCGTAAAGTACCGCAACCCTGAAGGGGGTAAAGCCCCGATCGCATTCCTCAAAGTACCGCTTCACATCTGGGAGAAAGTTGCGGCGCAGTATGGTATCGCCATGCCTAGTTACATAGAGGTTACACAAGAAGGTTCGGCTCTGGGTTTTTGGGAATGGGTGCTTAAAAATCGAGTTCCTGTAAAACCGACAGAAGGTGAGAAAAAAGCAGGATGCCTACTGACTTTGGGTTACGCGGCGATCGCCCTCCCTGGTATCTCAATGGGATGGCGGGTTACAGACAGAGATTTTAAAGGCAAAGCGATCGCACGGGAATTGCACCCAGATTTATTACCCTTCGATGATGGTCGTGATGTTACGATTTGTTTCGACTACCGCCCCGGTGATTATTTCAAGTCCCCCGAATGGGTCAACGCGGCTATCCTTGGCAAACTCTTCAAACAGTCCACAGTCAAAATTGCCAGACTCCCAGGCCCGCAGAAAGGAATTGATGATTTTGCAGTTGCTGGTGGCGACGTTGCCCAAGTCCTAGCCGCCGCTGAATCCCTCAAACAATTGCAGGATGAGCGCCTGTGGCGTTTTTGCTACAAGGGCTTCTCTCCTGAGAAAAAGTAA
- a CDS encoding DUF11 domain-containing protein, protein GVVPSDGGSYNSATGIITWPSISLANAANTTRTVTLPLPASGTLSNTAKSTSTTADPTPTNNDGTKKR, encoded by the coding sequence AGGAGTAGTACCCTCAGATGGTGGTAGTTATAATTCAGCAACAGGTATCATTACTTGGCCGAGTATTAGCTTAGCAAATGCTGCAAATACGACGCGAACAGTAACTTTACCATTGCCAGCATCAGGCACTCTTAGTAATACCGCCAAGAGCACTTCTACCACTGCTGACCCAACTCCTACTAATAATGATGGTACAAAAAAGCGTTAA
- a CDS encoding leucine-rich repeat domain-containing protein, translating to MDLRDNQISDLKPLAALTNLTRLNLDSNKSVI from the coding sequence CTGGACTTGCGTGACAACCAAATCAGTGATTTGAAACCATTAGCGGCGTTGACTAATCTTACTAGGCTGAACTTGGATAGCAACAAATCAGTGATTTGA
- a CDS encoding restriction endonuclease subunit S, protein MNWVNSKNGFNADKSSFGDGVEFVNLMDIFGKSEIKKIPLERVQISSKQVEQYKIKKGDVLFVRSSVKREGVGQPCLVNDDFEDTVYSGFIIRFREKSSELCHLYKKYCFSSLEFRKELLSLATSSANTNINQESLSAIILFYPCKKEQEKITGFLTAMDRKIETLSRQIDQTEQFKKGLLQKMFV, encoded by the coding sequence ATGAACTGGGTGAATTCAAAAAATGGTTTTAACGCAGATAAATCATCATTTGGAGATGGAGTGGAATTTGTAAACTTAATGGATATATTTGGGAAAAGCGAAATCAAAAAAATACCTCTTGAACGAGTGCAGATAAGCTCAAAGCAAGTAGAACAATACAAAATCAAAAAAGGAGATGTTTTATTTGTTCGCTCATCAGTAAAAAGAGAGGGAGTCGGTCAGCCGTGTCTTGTAAATGATGACTTTGAGGATACTGTTTATAGCGGTTTTATTATTAGATTTAGAGAGAAATCCTCAGAGTTATGTCATTTATATAAAAAATATTGTTTTTCATCATTAGAATTTAGAAAAGAATTGCTTTCTTTGGCTACCTCTAGCGCAAATACAAATATCAACCAAGAATCATTGTCAGCAATCATACTATTTTACCCTTGCAAAAAAGAACAAGAAAAAATTACTGGTTTTTTAACAGCAATGGATCGCAAAATCGAAACCCTCTCTCGCCAAATCGACCAAACCGAACAATTCAAGAAAGGTTTACTACAAAAAATGTTTGTGTAA